The genomic region CCCAGCAGATCGAGGCGCCGCTGTACTGGCAGCGCGACCCCGACGCCGCGGGCGGCTGGCGCCACTACGCGCTGACCGGGCTGGCGCCGCTGCCGCTCGACGCGCCGGTCACGCACCTGTCCTACTACGAGGCGTTCGCGTTCGCGCAGTGGGCCGGGGCCCGGCTGCCGACCGAGTTCGAGTGGGAGGCGGTCGCGCCGCAGCTCGCCTGGGGCGCGCGCTGGGAGTGGACCGAGAGCGCGTACAAGCCGTACCCCGGGTTCCGCAAGGCCGTCGGCGCCGTCGGCGAGTACAACGGCAAGTTCATGGTCAACCAGCAGGTGCTGCGCGGGGCGTCGTTCGCGACCCCGCCGGGCCACGCGCGCCTGACCTATCGCAACTTCTTTCACGCGCCGCTGCGCTGGCAGTACACCGGCCTGCGCCTGGCGCGTCCGAGGGACGCATGATCTCGCCCGCCCAGCCCGCCGCCCGCCGGACCGATCTCGCCACGCACGTGCTCGAGGGGCTGAGCGCGCCGCAGAAGTTCCTGTCGTCGCTGTGGTTCTACGATGACGAGGGCTCGCGGCTGTTCCAGGAGATCATGGCGCTGCCCGAGTACTACCTGACCCGGCTCGAGCACCAGCTCCTCGACGAGCGCGCCGACGAGCTGGTCGGGCTGATCGCGTCGGAGCCGCGGCCGATCGATCTGCTCGAGCTCGGGAGCGGCGACGGCGCCAAGACCGTGACGCTGCTGGCGGCGCTGCACCGCGCCCACCCCGCGTGCGTGTTCCACCCGATGGACATCTCGCGCCACGCCCTCGACGAGCTGGTCAGCCGGGTCAACGCGCGCGTGCCCGAGCTGGCGGTGGCGCCGGTGTGCGGCGACTACTTCCTGGCCTGGCCCGAGACCACGCCCGATCACCGGCAGGTCGCGATGTTCCTCGGCAGCAACCTGGGCAACTTCGACGGCGCCGGCGCCGAGGCGCTGCTCGGGCGCATCCGCGGCCGCCTGCGCGGCGGCGATCTGCTGGTGCTCGGCGTCGATCTGATCAAGGACCCGGCGGTGATCCTGTCGGCCTACAACGATCCCCAGGGCGTGACCGCGCGCTTCAACCTCAACGTCCTGCGCCGGCTCAACCGCGAGCTCGACATGGACTTCGACCTGACGACGTTCCGGCACTACCCGA from Myxococcales bacterium harbors:
- the egtD gene encoding L-histidine N(alpha)-methyltransferase; translated protein: MISPAQPAARRTDLATHVLEGLSAPQKFLSSLWFYDDEGSRLFQEIMALPEYYLTRLEHQLLDERADELVGLIASEPRPIDLLELGSGDGAKTVTLLAALHRAHPACVFHPMDISRHALDELVSRVNARVPELAVAPVCGDYFLAWPETTPDHRQVAMFLGSNLGNFDGAGAEALLGRIRGRLRGGDLLVLGVDLIKDPAVILSAYNDPQGVTARFNLNVLRRLNRELDMDFDLTTFRHYPTYSPLDGAARSFLISTRAQVITSRVLGRSFELGAGEAIYTEQSQKYSRASIERLAAATGFAVKAFVTDPREWYALVVCRTVAGPTATP
- a CDS encoding SUMF1/EgtB/PvdO family nonheme iron enzyme; this translates as QQIEAPLYWQRDPDAAGGWRHYALTGLAPLPLDAPVTHLSYYEAFAFAQWAGARLPTEFEWEAVAPQLAWGARWEWTESAYKPYPGFRKAVGAVGEYNGKFMVNQQVLRGASFATPPGHARLTYRNFFHAPLRWQYTGLRLARPRDA